A window from Chitinophaga filiformis encodes these proteins:
- a CDS encoding hemerythrin domain-containing protein, which translates to MQRHPVLIPLSQEHQRLLFVCRYLKNDAAAYEGFPLETDAKLAYIVKVFQEVMVPHIQKEEYLFEVCAGRHPEIDEIIKDLVQEHQQISRMYSALTENTDMINAMDLLARSLEAHIRKEERVFFEKLQTELPEVLEAINWT; encoded by the coding sequence ATGCAACGTCACCCGGTCCTGATACCACTGTCACAGGAACATCAGCGTTTGCTGTTCGTGTGCCGGTACCTTAAGAATGATGCCGCCGCATATGAAGGTTTTCCTCTGGAAACCGATGCTAAGCTGGCCTATATTGTGAAAGTCTTCCAGGAAGTAATGGTCCCACATATCCAGAAGGAGGAATATCTTTTTGAAGTATGCGCCGGCCGTCACCCGGAGATAGATGAAATAATAAAAGACCTGGTACAGGAGCACCAGCAGATCTCCCGGATGTACAGCGCTCTCACTGAAAATACCGACATGATTAACGCAATGGATTTGCTGGCCAGAAGCCTGGAAGCACATATAAGAAAGGAGGAAAGGGTATTTTTTGAGAAACTGCAGACGGAGCTCCCGGAAGTGTTGGAAGCAATCAACTGGACCTGA
- a CDS encoding prolipoprotein diacylglyceryl transferase — MYPNLYYAFHDLFGVDIPLLKLLQTFGFFVAVAFLAAAYVLTSELKRREQLGWLTGVPEKVITGKPVNMSEVLIHGVLGFVVGYKILGLAFEWGEASQDLQSYILSSRGNFLGGIVAGGLFAYLKYRSAKKQELPKPKEETITIMPHQRVPDFTVMAAVAGLLGAKIFHNLENWGDFVQDPVGALLSFSGLTFYGGLILASIVIIRYAAKKGINIWHLIDSAAPGLMLAYGVGRMGCHFSGDGDWGIYNSSYITDAAGKVHAVDPSKFQEVVKANEQFFTRQYGMLEHIPHAPFTKPGGLSFLPDWFFAYGYPHNVINEGVQMAGCTGKYCNVLPIAVYPTALYEIIVCLLLFAVLWSLRKKITVPGVIFGIYLIMNGVERFFIEKIRVNTKYDIFGFHPTQAEIISSLMVIGGAALVWYCRKIYKAAKPVV; from the coding sequence ATGTATCCTAATTTATATTACGCGTTTCACGACCTTTTCGGTGTAGACATCCCTTTACTCAAACTTCTGCAGACATTCGGTTTTTTTGTTGCCGTTGCTTTTCTGGCCGCTGCTTATGTATTGACAAGTGAGCTGAAAAGGAGAGAGCAGTTAGGCTGGCTTACAGGAGTACCGGAAAAAGTTATCACCGGTAAGCCGGTTAACATGAGCGAAGTACTGATCCATGGCGTATTGGGCTTTGTGGTAGGATACAAGATATTAGGATTGGCATTCGAATGGGGGGAAGCTTCCCAGGATCTCCAGTCATATATATTATCTTCCCGCGGAAACTTCCTGGGAGGAATTGTAGCAGGAGGCCTTTTCGCTTATCTGAAATACAGATCTGCAAAGAAGCAGGAGTTACCAAAGCCGAAGGAAGAGACAATAACGATCATGCCTCATCAGCGGGTGCCGGATTTTACTGTCATGGCGGCTGTTGCCGGTCTGCTGGGCGCCAAGATCTTTCATAACCTGGAGAACTGGGGCGATTTTGTGCAGGACCCTGTAGGCGCACTCTTGTCTTTCAGTGGTCTTACTTTTTACGGTGGACTTATCCTCGCTTCCATAGTTATTATACGTTACGCAGCGAAGAAAGGTATTAATATCTGGCATCTGATAGATAGTGCAGCGCCGGGGCTTATGCTGGCTTATGGCGTGGGCCGTATGGGATGCCACTTTTCCGGAGATGGTGACTGGGGTATATATAACAGCAGCTACATCACCGACGCAGCAGGCAAAGTGCATGCTGTGGATCCTTCAAAATTCCAGGAAGTGGTGAAAGCGAACGAACAGTTTTTTACCAGGCAGTATGGCATGCTGGAGCATATACCTCATGCGCCGTTTACCAAGCCTGGTGGCTTAAGCTTCCTGCCTGACTGGTTCTTTGCCTATGGCTATCCGCACAATGTGATCAATGAAGGTGTACAGATGGCAGGTTGCACCGGTAAGTACTGTAATGTACTGCCTATAGCAGTGTATCCGACTGCACTGTATGAGATCATTGTTTGCCTTTTACTGTTCGCTGTATTATGGAGTCTCCGCAAAAAGATCACCGTTCCGGGCGTTATTTTTGGTATATACCTGATAATGAATGGAGTAGAACGTTTCTTCATTGAAAAGATCAGGGTGAACACGAAATATGACATCTTCGGATTTCATCCCACCCAGGCAGAAATAATATCTTCTTTAATGGTAATAGGTGGCGCCGCATTAGTCTGGTATTGCCGTAAAATATATAAAGCAGCAAAACCAGTAGTCTGA
- a CDS encoding BrxA/BrxB family bacilliredoxin has protein sequence MYPAELVMPMKAELTDNGFEELLSPEKVDETLKKEGTTLVMINSVCGCSAGTARPGVLLAVAHSQKKPDRLTTSFAGFDMAAVQQIRSHLLPYPPSSPAIALFKDGQLVHFIERHMIEGRPAQMIAANLVDAFEQYC, from the coding sequence ATGTATCCAGCAGAACTTGTAATGCCAATGAAGGCAGAGTTGACAGATAATGGCTTTGAAGAATTGCTGTCACCGGAAAAAGTAGATGAGACTTTAAAGAAAGAAGGAACTACACTGGTAATGATCAATTCAGTTTGTGGTTGCTCTGCAGGTACTGCTCGTCCGGGTGTGTTACTGGCTGTAGCGCATAGCCAGAAGAAACCGGACAGGTTAACAACCAGCTTTGCAGGATTTGATATGGCGGCTGTACAACAGATCCGTTCTCACCTGTTACCTTACCCTCCGTCCTCACCTGCGATCGCTTTGTTTAAAGATGGTCAGCTGGTACACTTTATTGAGCGTCATATGATCGAAGGTCGTCCAGCGCAGATGATTGCGGCAAACCTGGTTGACGCTTTCGAGCAATACTGCTAG
- a CDS encoding Hsp20/alpha crystallin family protein, translating into MTFVKFNQAPAVKSFGGLVEEIFNNAGFNKAWKDDFHTNDFYGAYPPVNITETKDAYQVDLLVPGLSKEDFKINLENKTLTISAEKAAESKDENQKQLRREFSFRSFKRSFTLNEQVDAEKIQAKYENGILKLQLAKKETVQDAAKVIVVE; encoded by the coding sequence ATGACTTTCGTAAAATTCAATCAGGCACCTGCAGTAAAATCCTTCGGCGGTTTAGTAGAAGAAATTTTTAACAACGCCGGTTTCAACAAAGCCTGGAAGGACGATTTCCACACAAATGATTTTTACGGCGCTTATCCCCCTGTGAACATCACAGAAACTAAAGACGCCTACCAGGTGGACCTGCTGGTTCCCGGTTTATCTAAAGAAGACTTTAAGATCAATCTGGAAAACAAGACCCTGACTATCAGTGCAGAGAAAGCCGCAGAAAGCAAAGATGAGAACCAGAAACAATTACGCAGGGAGTTCAGCTTCCGTTCATTCAAACGCTCTTTTACCCTGAATGAGCAGGTGGATGCTGAAAAGATCCAGGCTAAATATGAAAATGGTATCCTCAAATTGCAACTGGCGAAGAAAGAAACTGTGCAGGACGCAGCTAAAGTGATTGTAGTAGAATAA
- a CDS encoding arginine decarboxylase, translating into MNSTYTDLVNQTFEFPQEGFDVQDSYLEFNGVNIKALIDKYGTPFKLTYLPKIGMQINKAKKMFQDAIKKNRYDGNYYYCYCTKSSHFSFIMEETLKHNIHIETSFAYDIDIITKLYERKKINKDTFVICNGYKTKPYTKAIARLINSGFRNVIPVLDNKEELEDYQKFIRAKDKVKLGLRIAAEEEPTFDFYTSRLGIRSRDVLEFYVDKLKGNEKFELKMLHFFMNKGIKDDIYYWSQFNRVLNLYCQLKKICPELDSINIGGGFPIKHSLGFDYDYNYIVNEIVANIKSVCKKNKVPVPDIYTEFGSFTVGESGAVIYSVVGEKMQNDRENWYMIDSSFITTLPDTWGIGEKFLMLPINKWDQEYQEVHLGGLTCDGYDFYTSEEHINAVFLPKLSGDEPLYIGFFHTGAYQDQLSGYGGIKHCLIPSPKHVIVGYDKNGQLKDWLYAKEQTAQSMLKILGY; encoded by the coding sequence ATGAACAGCACCTACACAGATCTCGTTAACCAGACCTTCGAGTTTCCGCAGGAAGGATTTGATGTACAGGATAGCTACCTGGAGTTTAATGGGGTCAATATCAAGGCTTTGATCGACAAGTACGGAACACCTTTCAAGCTGACTTATTTGCCGAAGATCGGAATGCAGATAAATAAGGCGAAGAAAATGTTCCAGGATGCAATTAAGAAGAATAGGTACGATGGGAACTACTACTATTGTTATTGCACCAAAAGCTCGCATTTCTCCTTTATAATGGAGGAGACGTTGAAACACAATATACATATCGAGACTTCCTTCGCATATGATATTGATATTATTACCAAATTATACGAAAGGAAGAAGATCAATAAGGATACCTTCGTAATTTGTAATGGTTACAAAACCAAGCCATATACAAAAGCGATCGCCCGTTTGATCAACTCCGGGTTCCGCAATGTGATCCCTGTACTGGATAACAAGGAGGAACTGGAAGACTATCAGAAATTCATCCGGGCAAAGGATAAGGTGAAACTGGGCCTGCGTATTGCGGCAGAAGAGGAGCCGACCTTTGATTTTTATACGTCCAGATTGGGGATCCGTTCCCGCGATGTATTGGAATTCTATGTTGATAAGTTGAAGGGAAATGAAAAGTTTGAGCTGAAAATGCTTCACTTTTTCATGAACAAGGGTATCAAGGATGATATCTATTACTGGAGCCAATTTAACCGTGTGTTGAACCTGTACTGCCAGTTGAAGAAGATCTGTCCGGAACTGGATAGTATTAACATAGGTGGAGGGTTCCCCATCAAGCATTCCCTGGGCTTCGATTACGATTACAACTATATTGTAAATGAGATCGTTGCCAATATCAAGAGTGTTTGTAAGAAGAACAAGGTACCGGTACCGGATATCTATACCGAGTTCGGATCTTTCACCGTAGGCGAAAGCGGCGCAGTGATCTACAGCGTGGTAGGGGAAAAGATGCAGAACGACAGGGAAAACTGGTATATGATCGACAGTTCATTCATTACCACCTTGCCGGATACCTGGGGAATAGGTGAGAAGTTCCTGATGCTCCCGATCAATAAATGGGACCAGGAATACCAGGAGGTCCATCTTGGAGGGCTCACCTGTGACGGATATGACTTTTACACTTCTGAAGAACACATAAATGCAGTATTCCTGCCAAAGTTATCCGGAGATGAACCACTTTATATTGGCTTCTTCCATACCGGTGCTTACCAGGACCAGCTGAGCGGGTACGGCGGTATCAAACACTGTCTCATACCATCACCTAAGCATGTGATCGTTGGATATGACAAAAACGGGCAACTGAAAGACTGGCTGTATGCCAAGGAACAGACCGCCCAGAGTATGTTAAAGATTTTGGGTTATTAA
- a CDS encoding WbqC family protein produces the protein MAADTNKKTLLIESQYFPNISFYKTLINHDILLIERYEHYQKVSFRNRCYIAGPNGSILLSVPLARGKNQRTVMKDVRISNDERWQALHWKTLVSAYRRSPWFEYYEDELGRLFTKEVSYLLDWNLMCLEWANKIIGVSTPVTFTDEYHKTYEAGNGITDARDTLQPTGKQVDEDTVRYTQVFQERVGFLPDMSILDLIFCEGKRSIELLR, from the coding sequence ATGGCAGCTGATACAAATAAGAAGACATTACTTATTGAATCACAATACTTTCCGAATATTTCCTTTTATAAAACTTTAATTAACCACGATATATTATTGATAGAAAGATATGAACACTACCAGAAGGTGAGTTTTCGTAATCGCTGCTATATCGCCGGACCGAACGGAAGCATATTGTTGAGCGTTCCCCTCGCCCGCGGCAAGAACCAGCGAACTGTCATGAAAGATGTCAGGATCAGTAATGACGAAAGATGGCAGGCGCTGCATTGGAAGACGCTTGTGTCTGCTTATCGCCGTTCACCCTGGTTTGAATATTATGAAGATGAGCTGGGCCGGCTTTTTACAAAAGAGGTATCTTACCTCCTTGACTGGAACCTGATGTGCCTGGAATGGGCTAATAAGATCATTGGCGTTTCAACCCCTGTTACCTTCACAGACGAGTATCATAAAACATATGAGGCCGGTAATGGTATTACTGATGCAAGGGATACACTGCAACCAACCGGGAAGCAGGTAGACGAAGACACCGTCCGCTATACCCAGGTGTTCCAGGAACGGGTTGGTTTCCTTCCGGATATGAGTATTCTTGACCTGATTTTCTGCGAAGGAAAGCGGAGTATAGAGCTGCTTAGATAG
- a CDS encoding LEA type 2 family protein, producing the protein MRFLRLGILIMTIWGLVSSCEKAKDLEFVRVAGINFDNLGFSKSIVRLTLAYYNPNNFNLKLKDASFDLFFDDTPVGHSVQDTMIAIPARDTFYFPVKLEVNMENVFKNALGALMNKEVTIKATGNCKVGKGGVYLPFPIKCETKQPLKFF; encoded by the coding sequence ATGAGATTTTTAAGACTGGGTATACTAATTATGACAATTTGGGGCTTAGTTAGTTCATGCGAAAAGGCAAAAGATTTAGAATTTGTCAGAGTCGCCGGAATCAATTTCGACAACCTCGGTTTCTCCAAAAGCATCGTACGGCTGACCCTGGCCTACTATAATCCAAACAATTTTAACCTGAAACTGAAAGACGCTTCCTTCGATCTTTTCTTTGACGACACCCCGGTCGGACATTCTGTTCAGGATACCATGATCGCCATTCCGGCAAGGGATACTTTTTACTTTCCGGTAAAGCTCGAGGTGAACATGGAAAATGTATTTAAGAATGCTTTGGGCGCCCTCATGAATAAAGAGGTCACTATCAAGGCAACGGGAAATTGTAAAGTAGGTAAAGGAGGTGTTTATCTGCCGTTTCCCATAAAATGCGAAACAAAACAGCCACTCAAGTTTTTCTGA
- a CDS encoding heavy-metal-associated domain-containing protein, with amino-acid sequence MRIVKLVMVLLFAGIGVTMGQAKKGTLVTAKISTPTVQCEQCKNRIERSLSREEGIQSSKVDFKKGITTVKFFSDRTNIENVKTAIANAGYDADNVTASEEAYAKLPTCCKKPEDGGGENKKH; translated from the coding sequence ATGCGTATCGTTAAACTTGTAATGGTATTATTATTTGCGGGTATTGGCGTAACCATGGGCCAGGCAAAGAAAGGCACATTGGTAACGGCTAAAATAAGCACCCCGACAGTGCAGTGCGAACAATGCAAAAATCGCATAGAAAGATCCCTTTCCAGAGAAGAGGGTATCCAGTCCTCTAAAGTAGATTTCAAGAAAGGTATTACTACTGTGAAATTTTTCAGCGATCGTACCAATATAGAAAACGTAAAGACGGCTATCGCCAATGCGGGGTATGACGCAGATAACGTAACTGCAAGTGAGGAAGCTTATGCGAAACTGCCAACCTGCTGTAAGAAGCCGGAAGATGGTGGCGGAGAAAATAAGAAGCACTAA
- the pyrE gene encoding orotate phosphoribosyltransferase, with protein sequence MSKISEKQIAEKLLQIQAVKLRPSEPFTWASGWKSPIYCDNRKILSYPYVRDYVKSELCNVVFETFADAAVLAGVATGGIPLGALVADQLKLPFIYVRAKAKEHGMGNLIEGVLQPGQPVVVVEDLISTGKSSLEAVNAIRAAGGEVIGMVSVFNYGFDVAVKAFEAAKVPFYSLSNYSALIELAVEKGLVSPEEQATLEAWRSAPDKWNAAPAV encoded by the coding sequence ATGAGTAAGATCAGCGAAAAACAGATAGCAGAGAAGCTGCTCCAGATACAGGCCGTAAAGTTGCGTCCGTCAGAACCATTTACATGGGCATCCGGGTGGAAGTCGCCTATTTATTGCGACAACCGTAAGATTTTGTCTTACCCTTATGTACGTGACTATGTAAAATCCGAGTTATGCAACGTGGTATTTGAAACATTTGCAGATGCAGCGGTACTGGCCGGTGTCGCTACCGGCGGTATTCCCCTGGGAGCACTGGTGGCCGACCAGCTGAAACTGCCTTTTATATATGTAAGAGCAAAAGCGAAAGAGCATGGTATGGGCAACCTGATAGAAGGTGTGTTACAACCGGGACAGCCGGTTGTGGTAGTGGAAGACCTGATCTCTACCGGCAAAAGCAGCCTTGAAGCGGTGAACGCCATCCGCGCAGCAGGTGGCGAGGTGATCGGGATGGTCTCTGTCTTTAACTATGGGTTTGATGTGGCGGTAAAAGCATTCGAGGCTGCAAAAGTGCCCTTCTATTCCCTGAGCAATTATAGCGCGTTGATCGAGCTGGCAGTGGAGAAAGGACTGGTATCACCGGAAGAGCAGGCTACCCTGGAAGCCTGGAGAAGCGCTCCTGACAAATGGAATGCAGCGCCGGCGGTATAA
- a CDS encoding NUDIX hydrolase, which translates to MQKDTVIYLNERPLVITATHQGIPAKYKDAALYTAPDATTIESVLQSLETGKMEAAIFIHPDTELLIETVKGYFQVLVAAGGLITNEEEEVLLMFRRGKWDLPKGKQDEGESLEAAAVREVAEETGLHTITLEHKIGETFHFYTWKEKKTLKHTYWYKMKFTGTELTVPQIEEDIIDIQWIKPEHLSKYLKFSYQNIVDVFEKEGYAI; encoded by the coding sequence ATGCAAAAAGATACAGTCATTTATCTCAACGAGCGTCCGCTGGTCATTACCGCCACCCACCAGGGTATTCCGGCAAAATATAAAGACGCTGCTTTATACACAGCACCCGACGCTACTACTATAGAATCCGTATTGCAATCGCTCGAAACAGGCAAGATGGAAGCGGCCATCTTTATCCATCCGGACACGGAGCTGCTGATCGAAACCGTAAAAGGATATTTCCAGGTACTGGTAGCTGCCGGTGGTCTGATCACCAATGAAGAAGAGGAAGTGCTGCTGATGTTCCGCCGTGGAAAATGGGACCTGCCGAAAGGCAAACAGGACGAGGGGGAAAGCCTGGAAGCGGCTGCTGTCAGGGAAGTAGCGGAAGAAACGGGCTTACACACGATCACACTTGAACATAAGATCGGGGAAACCTTCCATTTTTATACCTGGAAGGAAAAAAAGACCCTGAAACATACTTACTGGTACAAAATGAAGTTTACCGGTACTGAACTGACCGTTCCACAGATAGAAGAAGATATTATTGATATCCAGTGGATCAAACCGGAACATCTGTCCAAATATCTCAAATTCTCTTACCAGAATATTGTAGACGTATTTGAAAAGGAAGGTTACGCTATCTGA
- a CDS encoding hotdog fold thioesterase — MKPIWHSLNVSLDQLNESGENTMASFLGMEFTEIGPDYLRMIMPVNSRTKQPYGLLHGGASAALAETVGSVASALIIDPKKQICVGLDINANHIKGVTEGYVHAIARPLHIGSTTHVWDIRICDDDNKLVCISRLTVAVRDKKA; from the coding sequence ATGAAACCGATCTGGCACTCCCTGAATGTTTCCCTGGACCAATTGAATGAAAGCGGAGAAAATACCATGGCAAGTTTTCTCGGCATGGAGTTCACAGAGATTGGTCCCGATTATCTGCGGATGATCATGCCTGTAAACAGCAGGACAAAGCAGCCATATGGCCTCTTACACGGAGGTGCGTCTGCGGCCCTGGCCGAAACGGTGGGTAGTGTAGCGTCTGCATTGATCATTGATCCGAAGAAACAGATCTGTGTGGGACTGGATATCAATGCAAATCACATTAAAGGTGTCACTGAGGGCTATGTGCATGCCATCGCCAGGCCATTGCATATCGGATCTACCACCCATGTATGGGATATCCGTATCTGTGATGATGATAATAAGCTGGTGTGCATCAGCCGCCTGACGGTGGCGGTAAGAGACAAAAAGGCTTAA
- the coaD gene encoding pantetheine-phosphate adenylyltransferase translates to MKRICLFPGTFDPITLGHTDVIDRSLDLFDEIVVGIGVNSAKTPMFPLEQRMQWIREIYSHTPKVKVISYEGLTIKICKEVGAQFILRGIRSIGDFEYEKAIADVNRMMDNSIETIFLSCSPRYSTLASSLVRDVLKYGGDASQLLPENIIRELKKA, encoded by the coding sequence ATGAAACGTATTTGCTTATTCCCCGGTACATTCGACCCGATCACACTGGGGCATACCGATGTTATAGACCGTTCGCTGGACCTGTTTGATGAAATAGTGGTAGGGATAGGAGTGAATTCAGCCAAAACACCGATGTTCCCCCTGGAGCAAAGAATGCAATGGATCCGGGAAATTTACAGTCATACGCCCAAAGTAAAGGTGATCTCCTACGAGGGACTGACTATCAAAATCTGCAAGGAAGTCGGCGCCCAGTTTATATTACGCGGTATACGCAGTATAGGCGATTTCGAATATGAAAAGGCGATCGCTGATGTAAACCGTATGATGGATAATAGTATTGAAACTATTTTCCTGAGCTGTTCACCCCGTTATTCAACATTGGCTTCCTCACTGGTGCGGGATGTGCTGAAATATGGAGGAGATGCCTCCCAGCTATTGCCCGAAAATATCATCAGGGAGTTAAAAAAAGCCTGA
- a CDS encoding RsmD family RNA methyltransferase, translated as MRIIGGEKGGLRFQPPANMPHTRPTTDIAKGGLFNILENNLDFPTLKTLDIFGGTGSISYELSSRGVTDLTIVEKDPEMADYIKKTAKILEVPLKLQRMDVFKYLEQCTEKFNFIFAGPPYALTTIDQLPLIIFEKQLLEPEGWFVLEHTPRNNYKNYSYYRTERNYGTTIFSIFINREELKK; from the coding sequence ATGCGTATAATCGGGGGAGAAAAGGGAGGATTGCGGTTCCAGCCGCCGGCAAATATGCCGCACACCCGGCCCACTACCGATATTGCCAAAGGTGGGCTGTTTAATATTCTCGAAAATAACCTGGATTTTCCGACGCTGAAGACCCTGGATATTTTCGGAGGAACGGGCAGCATCAGTTACGAACTGTCATCAAGAGGCGTCACCGATCTGACCATCGTGGAGAAAGATCCGGAGATGGCCGATTATATTAAGAAGACCGCTAAAATACTTGAAGTGCCGTTAAAGCTGCAGCGTATGGATGTATTCAAATACCTGGAGCAGTGCACCGAAAAGTTCAACTTTATATTTGCAGGACCTCCATATGCCCTGACTACGATAGACCAGTTGCCGCTCATCATTTTTGAAAAGCAGCTGCTGGAGCCCGAGGGCTGGTTTGTGCTGGAACATACTCCCCGCAATAACTATAAGAATTACTCTTACTACCGTACAGAGCGTAACTATGGTACCACCATCTTTTCGATCTTTATAAACAGAGAGGAGCTGAAAAAATAA
- a CDS encoding DUF3822 family protein: MSVTYNIHPAFAADDTSLLETDLTSCQLLVLIGKGTFSYVVYNPAIKKFLALKSYHFLPQKTATADLQMIEQIFDADKLLFTNFNLVQLAFDGVNNTLVPEQHYNPALKKDYLHVIYPEQTQELVLADVLTDQQLVNIYAVDKDVMGYLRKEFSTDKVIHANTGLLKSYRFDNDFLELNGVAYVDIQQHKFSLTIFRFGKLLIQQDVTSQTGLDVVYHLVNILRQTGLDEQLVKVKVGGAVTSDSQIHEELRRFIPKLEWMPRLPGFGYIPKMEEIPGYYFNNLYAMALCV, translated from the coding sequence ATGTCTGTGACGTACAATATTCATCCTGCCTTTGCAGCTGATGATACTTCTCTGCTTGAAACTGACCTTACCTCCTGCCAACTGCTGGTGCTTATTGGAAAGGGAACGTTCAGTTATGTGGTATATAATCCGGCCATTAAAAAGTTCCTGGCCCTGAAGTCTTACCACTTCCTGCCGCAGAAGACTGCCACAGCAGACCTGCAGATGATCGAACAGATATTCGATGCCGACAAGTTGTTATTTACCAACTTTAACCTGGTGCAGCTGGCTTTCGACGGGGTGAACAATACGCTGGTGCCGGAACAGCATTACAATCCGGCGCTGAAGAAAGATTACCTGCATGTCATCTATCCTGAACAAACACAGGAACTGGTGCTGGCAGACGTGCTGACAGACCAGCAGCTTGTCAACATTTACGCCGTTGACAAAGATGTAATGGGCTACCTGAGAAAAGAGTTTTCAACCGATAAAGTGATCCATGCCAATACGGGGCTACTGAAGTCCTACCGTTTTGATAATGATTTCCTGGAGCTGAACGGGGTGGCTTATGTCGATATCCAGCAGCATAAATTTTCGCTGACCATTTTCCGTTTCGGCAAACTGCTGATACAACAGGACGTCACCAGCCAGACCGGCCTGGACGTTGTATATCACCTGGTGAACATCCTGCGTCAGACCGGCCTGGATGAGCAGCTGGTGAAAGTGAAAGTGGGAGGGGCGGTAACTTCCGATTCCCAGATCCACGAAGAATTGCGCCGCTTCATTCCGAAACTGGAATGGATGCCGCGACTGCCGGGTTTTGGATATATTCCCAAGATGGAAGAGATTCCCGGCTATTATTTTAATAACCTTTATGCAATGGCATTATGCGTATAA
- a CDS encoding MATE family efflux transporter yields the protein MQFEVTTRQIIKIAAPICLALIIPQINHMTNTAFLGRLGEFELAANGIAGIYYLVMYMVAYGLNNGLQVLIARRAGQLNTRGIGQLFSNGLELGLLSSFLVIALTLFLAPWFFANSLHNQQIYEAALSFIRIRIWGLPFLMMLSMANAFYIGSGNSKVLAVTSLCQEMVNIFFDYVLIFGKLGLPALGLNGAAFASLIAEGTGMLVAYSILFGRGFHKRFYLFDQLKPSWQIFRSILSISAPLIVQFLFSIGSWFVFFIFIEHLGERPLAISNMLRSIFGFFGVFTWALSATCNTMVSNVIGQGKEEQVFRAIRKIAGISLLCAFVVCILVNLFPTTILQIYTTDMALIREAIPSVRIITLSTLLMAISGVALSGVTGTGNTRINLGIELAAVIGYLLYCSIVVERWRSPLHIAWLADFIYWTIILSMSAWYLKSGRWKAKSI from the coding sequence ATGCAATTTGAAGTAACTACCCGGCAGATCATAAAAATAGCCGCTCCTATATGCCTGGCACTCATTATTCCACAGATCAATCACATGACAAATACCGCTTTCCTGGGACGCCTGGGAGAGTTCGAGCTGGCTGCCAATGGCATTGCCGGCATCTATTACCTGGTGATGTACATGGTGGCCTATGGCCTTAATAACGGTCTGCAGGTGCTGATAGCCCGCCGTGCGGGACAATTGAATACCAGGGGTATCGGGCAGTTGTTCTCCAACGGGCTGGAACTTGGCCTGCTCTCTTCTTTTCTTGTGATAGCCCTTACCTTATTCCTGGCGCCCTGGTTCTTTGCCAACAGCCTGCATAACCAGCAGATCTACGAAGCAGCCCTGTCATTCATCCGCATCCGGATATGGGGACTGCCTTTTCTGATGATGCTGAGTATGGCCAATGCCTTTTACATTGGCAGCGGCAACTCTAAAGTATTGGCGGTCACCTCGCTTTGCCAGGAAATGGTGAATATCTTTTTTGATTATGTACTGATATTCGGGAAACTGGGTCTTCCTGCCCTTGGCCTGAACGGAGCCGCTTTTGCTTCCCTTATTGCAGAAGGCACGGGCATGCTGGTGGCTTATAGTATTCTTTTCGGCAGAGGATTTCATAAACGTTTCTACCTGTTTGACCAGTTGAAACCCTCCTGGCAGATCTTTCGCAGCATATTGTCTATCTCCGCTCCACTGATTGTACAGTTCCTGTTCAGCATCGGCAGCTGGTTTGTGTTCTTTATTTTTATCGAGCACCTGGGAGAAAGGCCCCTGGCTATTTCGAATATGCTGAGAAGCATCTTCGGATTTTTCGGCGTGTTCACCTGGGCGTTGAGCGCCACCTGCAACACGATGGTGAGTAATGTGATCGGTCAGGGGAAAGAGGAACAGGTGTTCAGGGCTATCCGCAAGATTGCCGGCATCAGCCTCTTATGTGCTTTCGTTGTGTGTATACTGGTGAACCTTTTTCCAACCACTATCCTGCAGATCTATACGACAGACATGGCGCTGATACGCGAGGCCATTCCTTCTGTCAGGATCATTACACTCAGCACCCTGCTCATGGCCATTTCCGGCGTAGCGCTGAGTGGCGTGACCGGCACCGGCAATACGCGGATCAACCTCGGGATAGAATTAGCCGCGGTGATCGGGTACCTGCTGTATTGCAGTATTGTGGTAGAACGCTGGCGCAGCCCCCTGCATATTGCATGGCTGGCAGATTTCATTTACTGGACCATCATTTTAAGCATGAGTGCCTGGTATCTGAAAAGCGGGAGATGGAAAGCGAAATCGATCTGA